The proteins below come from a single Juglans regia cultivar Chandler chromosome 12, Walnut 2.0, whole genome shotgun sequence genomic window:
- the LOC108983416 gene encoding hydroxymethylglutaryl-CoA lyase, mitochondrial-like isoform X1, whose product MLALRSLNKFSQSTTFFFHKLVLVMANLEESQGVTKPSSIGADTLERREDTGEASFWRKQKRITSQGDTVNGALASRGWNYQSLGHARDAWCLVNRHYSSHCNDKYTGELSNKFLRSIPEYIKIVEVGPTDGLQNEKQIVPTSVKAKLIKMLVSSGLPIVEATSFVSPKWVPQLADAKDVMEAIRNVEGARFPVLTPNVKGFEAAVAAGAKEVAIFAAASESFSKFNINCSIEESLTRYRDVALAAGKLSFPVRGYISCVVGCPMEGMVAPAKVAYVARKLYDMGCSEISLGDTIGVGTPGTVIPMLEAVMGFVPVDKLAVHFHDTYGQALSNILVSLQMGISTVDSSVSGLGGWQYAKGASGNVATEDVVYMLDGLGVKTNVNLGKLMLAGEFISKHLGRPSGSKTAIALSKVTARTSKL is encoded by the exons ATGCTAGCACTGAGGAGTTTGAATAAGTTTTCGCAGAGTACCACGTTCTTTTTTCATAAACTCGTTCTGGTAATGGCAAATTTGGAGGAATCACAAGGTGTTACCAAACCCTCAAGCATTGGAGCTGATACACTTGAGAG gcgCGAGGACACAGGAGAAGCATCCTTCTGGAGGAAACAAAAAAGGATCACGTCTCAAGGAGATACCGTAAATGGGGCACTTGCAAGCCGGGGTTGGAATTATCAGTCACTTGGTCATGCTCGCGATGCTTGGTGTTTGGTAAATCGTCATTATAGCTCCCATTGCAATGATAAGTACACAGGGGAGCTTTCTAATAAG TTTCTTAGAAGTATTCCAGAATATATAAAGATAGTGGAAGTTGGTCCTACGGATGGACTGCAAAATGAGAAGCAAATCGTGCCTACTTCTGTAAAGGCTAAGTTGATAAAAATGCTAGTTTCATCAGGGTTGCCCATTGTTGAGGCCACGAGTTTTGTTTCACCGAAATGGGTACCACAG CTAGCAGATGCCAAGGATGTAATGGAAGCAATTCGGAATGTTGAAGGGGCTAGATTTCCTGTCTTAACTCCTAATGTTAAA GGTTTTGAAGCAGCTGTTGCAGCTGGAGCCAAGGAAGTGGCCATCTTTGCTGCAGCATCtgaatctttttcaaaattcaatatcAACTGTAGCATTGAAGAGAGTCTTACTCGTTACCGCGATGTTGCCCTCGCTGCTGGCAAGCTCTCATTTCCTGTTCGTGG atatatatcatgtgttgTGGGGTGTCCAATGGAAGGAATGGTAGCTCCAGCTAAAGTAGCATATGTGGCTAGAAAACTTTATGATATGGGTTGCTCTGAAATATCACTTGGCGATACAATCGGTGTTGGTACCCCAG GTACTGTCATTCCAATGCTTGAAGCTGTTATGGGTTTTGTCCCAGTTGATAAGCTTGCTGTCCACTTTCATGACACTTATGGCCAAGCTCTGTCAAATATACTCGTATCCCTCCAG ATGGGGATCAGCACAGTCGATTCATCAGTTTCTGGTCTTGGGGGCTGGCAATATGCCAAGGGTGCATCTGGAAATGTTGCAACTGAGGATGTTGTGTACATGCTAGATGGGCTTGGTGTGAAGACAAATGTGAATCTTGGTAAGCTCATGTTGGCTGGGGAATTTATCTCTAAGCATCTGGGACGCCCATCTGGCTCAAAGACCGCAATTGCCTTGAGTAAAGTCACAGCTCGCACCTCCAAGCTATGA
- the LOC108983416 gene encoding hydroxymethylglutaryl-CoA lyase, mitochondrial-like isoform X2, with the protein MANLEESQGVTKPSSIGADTLERREDTGEASFWRKQKRITSQGDTVNGALASRGWNYQSLGHARDAWCLVNRHYSSHCNDKYTGELSNKFLRSIPEYIKIVEVGPTDGLQNEKQIVPTSVKAKLIKMLVSSGLPIVEATSFVSPKWVPQLADAKDVMEAIRNVEGARFPVLTPNVKGFEAAVAAGAKEVAIFAAASESFSKFNINCSIEESLTRYRDVALAAGKLSFPVRGYISCVVGCPMEGMVAPAKVAYVARKLYDMGCSEISLGDTIGVGTPGTVIPMLEAVMGFVPVDKLAVHFHDTYGQALSNILVSLQMGISTVDSSVSGLGGWQYAKGASGNVATEDVVYMLDGLGVKTNVNLGKLMLAGEFISKHLGRPSGSKTAIALSKVTARTSKL; encoded by the exons ATGGCAAATTTGGAGGAATCACAAGGTGTTACCAAACCCTCAAGCATTGGAGCTGATACACTTGAGAG gcgCGAGGACACAGGAGAAGCATCCTTCTGGAGGAAACAAAAAAGGATCACGTCTCAAGGAGATACCGTAAATGGGGCACTTGCAAGCCGGGGTTGGAATTATCAGTCACTTGGTCATGCTCGCGATGCTTGGTGTTTGGTAAATCGTCATTATAGCTCCCATTGCAATGATAAGTACACAGGGGAGCTTTCTAATAAG TTTCTTAGAAGTATTCCAGAATATATAAAGATAGTGGAAGTTGGTCCTACGGATGGACTGCAAAATGAGAAGCAAATCGTGCCTACTTCTGTAAAGGCTAAGTTGATAAAAATGCTAGTTTCATCAGGGTTGCCCATTGTTGAGGCCACGAGTTTTGTTTCACCGAAATGGGTACCACAG CTAGCAGATGCCAAGGATGTAATGGAAGCAATTCGGAATGTTGAAGGGGCTAGATTTCCTGTCTTAACTCCTAATGTTAAA GGTTTTGAAGCAGCTGTTGCAGCTGGAGCCAAGGAAGTGGCCATCTTTGCTGCAGCATCtgaatctttttcaaaattcaatatcAACTGTAGCATTGAAGAGAGTCTTACTCGTTACCGCGATGTTGCCCTCGCTGCTGGCAAGCTCTCATTTCCTGTTCGTGG atatatatcatgtgttgTGGGGTGTCCAATGGAAGGAATGGTAGCTCCAGCTAAAGTAGCATATGTGGCTAGAAAACTTTATGATATGGGTTGCTCTGAAATATCACTTGGCGATACAATCGGTGTTGGTACCCCAG GTACTGTCATTCCAATGCTTGAAGCTGTTATGGGTTTTGTCCCAGTTGATAAGCTTGCTGTCCACTTTCATGACACTTATGGCCAAGCTCTGTCAAATATACTCGTATCCCTCCAG ATGGGGATCAGCACAGTCGATTCATCAGTTTCTGGTCTTGGGGGCTGGCAATATGCCAAGGGTGCATCTGGAAATGTTGCAACTGAGGATGTTGTGTACATGCTAGATGGGCTTGGTGTGAAGACAAATGTGAATCTTGGTAAGCTCATGTTGGCTGGGGAATTTATCTCTAAGCATCTGGGACGCCCATCTGGCTCAAAGACCGCAATTGCCTTGAGTAAAGTCACAGCTCGCACCTCCAAGCTATGA
- the LOC118343956 gene encoding hydroxymethylglutaryl-CoA lyase, mitochondrial-like, with product MLEAVMGFVPVDKLAVHFHDTYGQALSNILVSLQMGISTVDSSVSGLGGWQYAKGASGNVATEDVVYMLDGLGVKTNVNLGKLMLAGEFISKHLGRPSGSKTAIALSKVTARTSKL from the exons ATGCTTGAAGCTGTTATGGGTTTTGTCCCAGTTGATAAGCTTGCTGTCCACTTTCATGACACTTATGGCCAAGCTCTGTCAAATATACTCGTATCCCTCCAG ATGGGGATCAGCACAGTCGATTCATCAGTTTCTGGTCTTGGGGGCTGGCAATATGCCAAGGGTGCATCTGGAAATGTTGCAACTGAGGATGTTGTGTACATGCTAGATGGGCTTGGTGTGAAGACAAATGTGAATCTTGGTAAGCTCATGTTGGCTGGGGAATTTATCTCTAAGCATCTGGGACGCCCATCTGGCTCAAAGACCGCAATTGCCTTGAGTAAAGTCACAGCTCGCACCTCCAAGCTATGA